A stretch of Sulfitobacter sp. THAF37 DNA encodes these proteins:
- a CDS encoding bifunctional sulfate adenylyltransferase/adenylylsulfate kinase, with amino-acid sequence MTMVQNLSPISELYVSYDSAQKMKHEAGELVSHDLTPRQICDLELLMNGGFNPLKGFLSEADYDSVVDTMRLADGTLWPMPITLDVSEKFAESLELGQDIALRDQEGVILGTMTVTDRWTPDKSREAEKVFGADDDAHPAVNYLHNQAGNVYLGGPVTGIQQPVHYDFRARRDTPNELRAYFRKMGWRKVVAFQTRNPLHRAHQELTFRAAREAQANLLIHPVVGLTKPGDVDHFTRVRCYEAVLDKYPAATTSMSLLNLAMRMAGPREAVWHGLIRKNHGCTHFIVGRDHAGPGKNSAGEDFYGPYDAQDLFREHQEEMGIEMVDFKHMVWVDERAQYEAMDEIEDKDNVTILNISGTELRRRLQEGLEIPEWFSFPEVVAELRRTKPPRNKQGFTVFFTGFSGSGKSTIANALMVKLMEMGGRPVTLLDGDIVRKNLSSELGFSKEHRDLNIRRIGYVASEITKNGGIAICAPIAPYATTRRAVREDIEAFGAFVEVHVATSIEECERRDRKGLYKLAREGKIKEFTGISDPYDVPQNPELSLDTESVDVDNCAHQVLLKLESMGLIGG; translated from the coding sequence ATGACGATGGTGCAGAATCTGTCTCCGATTTCCGAATTGTATGTTTCCTACGATTCCGCTCAGAAAATGAAACACGAGGCGGGCGAGCTGGTCAGCCATGACCTGACACCGCGCCAGATCTGCGATCTGGAGCTCTTGATGAATGGCGGCTTCAACCCTCTGAAAGGTTTTCTGTCCGAAGCCGACTACGACAGCGTCGTAGACACGATGCGGTTGGCGGACGGCACCCTGTGGCCGATGCCGATCACGCTGGACGTGAGCGAGAAGTTCGCCGAATCCCTGGAACTGGGGCAGGATATCGCCCTGCGCGACCAGGAAGGTGTGATCCTGGGGACGATGACGGTCACGGACCGCTGGACACCCGACAAGTCGCGCGAGGCCGAAAAGGTCTTTGGCGCGGATGATGACGCGCATCCCGCGGTCAACTACCTGCACAACCAGGCCGGGAATGTCTATCTCGGCGGCCCTGTCACAGGGATCCAGCAGCCCGTCCACTACGATTTCCGTGCCCGCCGCGACACCCCCAACGAACTGCGTGCCTATTTCCGCAAGATGGGCTGGCGCAAGGTCGTGGCCTTCCAGACCCGCAACCCGCTGCACCGCGCGCATCAGGAACTGACCTTTCGCGCCGCGCGCGAGGCACAGGCCAACCTGCTGATCCATCCGGTCGTCGGCCTGACCAAGCCGGGCGATGTGGACCATTTCACCCGTGTCCGTTGCTATGAGGCGGTGCTGGACAAGTACCCGGCCGCCACCACGTCCATGTCGCTGCTGAACCTCGCCATGCGCATGGCCGGCCCGCGCGAGGCGGTCTGGCACGGGCTGATCCGCAAGAACCACGGCTGCACCCACTTCATCGTGGGACGCGACCACGCGGGCCCCGGCAAGAATTCCGCCGGCGAAGATTTCTATGGCCCCTATGATGCGCAGGACCTTTTCCGCGAACATCAGGAGGAAATGGGCATCGAGATGGTCGACTTCAAACACATGGTCTGGGTCGATGAACGCGCGCAATACGAAGCCATGGACGAGATCGAGGACAAGGACAACGTCACGATCCTGAACATCTCGGGCACCGAGCTGCGCCGCCGCCTGCAGGAAGGGCTGGAGATCCCCGAGTGGTTCTCCTTCCCCGAAGTCGTCGCCGAACTGCGCCGCACCAAGCCGCCGCGCAACAAGCAGGGCTTTACCGTTTTCTTCACCGGCTTCTCGGGCTCGGGTAAATCCACCATCGCCAACGCGCTGATGGTCAAGCTGATGGAGATGGGCGGGCGCCCGGTGACGTTGCTGGACGGCGACATCGTGCGCAAGAACCTCAGCTCCGAGTTGGGCTTCTCGAAAGAGCACCGCGATTTGAACATCCGCCGCATCGGCTATGTCGCGTCGGAGATCACCAAGAACGGCGGCATCGCCATCTGTGCGCCCATCGCGCCTTATGCAACGACCCGCCGCGCGGTCCGCGAGGACATCGAAGCCTTTGGTGCTTTTGTCGAAGTGCATGTGGCCACGTCGATCGAGGAATGCGAACGCCGCGACCGCAAGGGGCTGTACAAGCTGGCGCGTGAAGGCAAGATCAAGGAATTCACCGGTATTTCAGACCCTTACGATGTGCCGCAGAATCCCGAGCTGTCCCTGGACACCGAAAGCGTGGATGTCGACAACTGCGCGCATCAGGTGCTGCTGAAGCTGGAAAGCATGGGGCTGATCGGCGGCTGA
- a CDS encoding glycosyltransferase family 10: protein MTHPAIAVLPYGAQLGARLAQVPLDTLHWPLGRPDRLARGQVGDLLPHDHLIVYPKTAMHFQLRWATPAQVSVMVVEPALIHGRHLRLLRWTWRRFHRVLCHDDALLAAIPNGIMLPFGTSWVPNPSGLKIDKTRHMSLIASAKRDTQGHQLRHEMVDLVRDEGLEVDILGRGYAPFSEKSDGLAPYRFSVVIENIRERNYFTEKIVDAVLCQTVPIYWGCPNIGDFLETGGIVICEDAAQMKDAIRAASAGLYDQLAPALRRAKPQAAHWANLEGRAARAIRDSL, encoded by the coding sequence GTGACACATCCGGCAATCGCTGTCCTGCCATATGGGGCGCAACTGGGCGCCAGGCTGGCGCAGGTTCCGCTGGACACGCTGCACTGGCCCTTGGGCCGACCCGACCGTTTGGCAAGGGGACAGGTGGGGGATCTGCTGCCACACGACCACCTGATCGTCTATCCCAAGACGGCGATGCACTTCCAGCTTCGCTGGGCCACGCCCGCGCAGGTCTCTGTCATGGTGGTGGAACCCGCCTTGATTCATGGGCGGCACCTGCGGCTGCTGCGCTGGACTTGGCGGCGCTTTCACCGCGTGCTTTGCCACGACGACGCGCTGCTGGCGGCGATCCCGAACGGGATCATGCTGCCCTTTGGCACCAGCTGGGTGCCGAACCCCTCCGGACTGAAGATCGACAAGACGCGGCACATGTCGCTGATCGCCTCGGCCAAGCGCGACACCCAGGGCCACCAGCTGCGGCACGAGATGGTCGATCTGGTCAGGGACGAGGGGCTGGAGGTCGACATTCTGGGGCGCGGCTATGCCCCTTTCTCGGAAAAATCCGACGGGCTGGCGCCCTACCGTTTTTCCGTGGTCATCGAAAACATCCGCGAGCGGAACTACTTTACCGAAAAGATCGTCGATGCCGTACTGTGCCAGACGGTGCCGATCTATTGGGGCTGTCCGAACATCGGGGATTTCCTGGAGACAGGCGGGATCGTGATCTGCGAGGATGCGGCCCAGATGAAAGATGCGATCCGCGCGGCAAGCGCGGGGCTATATGACCAGCTTGCCCCCGCGCTGCGCAGGGCCAAGCCGCAGGCGGCACATTGGGCCAACCTGGAAGGCCGCGCCGCCCGCGCCATTCGCGACAGCCTCTGA
- a CDS encoding PhzF family phenazine biosynthesis protein, with protein sequence MRFDFDWVDAFTDRPFGGNGCAVVHGGAVLSDDICMAYVRETSLVECTFTGPSDVADLTVKYYLASREIPFAGHPTIATVAALRHRGLIGDGPLRLETGAGIVAVDVAGDLITMTQVAPTFGAEIAPQLVAAIGGIAPEEIVSPPQIVSTGLPFCITVLRDRDTIDRLRFDPSALAAYARALGHEGTDVMEPYWITLEGATAAGDTYARLLMAPPSPPEDPFTGSATGAAASYLWARGLLNGPSYVAEQGHGMGRPGQAQVNVLGPRDAITGVQVAGQGCVIMSGDVFLSAEGEGP encoded by the coding sequence ATGCGCTTTGATTTCGACTGGGTCGATGCCTTTACCGACCGTCCGTTTGGCGGCAACGGCTGCGCCGTGGTGCATGGCGGTGCCGTCCTGTCCGACGACATCTGCATGGCCTATGTGCGCGAGACGTCGCTGGTGGAATGCACCTTTACCGGGCCTTCCGATGTCGCGGACCTGACGGTCAAATACTACCTCGCCAGCCGCGAAATTCCGTTTGCGGGCCACCCCACCATCGCCACCGTTGCCGCGTTGCGCCACCGTGGCTTGATCGGTGACGGGCCGCTGCGGCTGGAAACCGGGGCGGGCATTGTCGCGGTCGATGTGGCCGGCGACCTGATCACCATGACACAGGTGGCACCCACTTTCGGCGCAGAGATCGCCCCCCAGCTCGTCGCCGCGATTGGCGGTATCGCCCCCGAAGAGATCGTCAGCCCGCCGCAGATCGTCTCAACCGGGCTGCCGTTCTGCATCACGGTCCTGCGCGACCGGGATACCATCGACCGGTTGCGGTTCGACCCTTCGGCGCTCGCGGCCTACGCGCGGGCATTGGGTCACGAGGGCACTGACGTCATGGAGCCTTACTGGATCACTCTCGAAGGGGCCACCGCTGCCGGTGACACCTATGCGCGGCTTCTGATGGCACCGCCCAGCCCGCCGGAGGACCCCTTCACCGGGTCGGCCACCGGTGCGGCGGCAAGCTATCTCTGGGCGCGGGGGCTGCTGAACGGCCCCTCCTACGTGGCCGAACAGGGGCACGGCATGGGCAGGCCGGGGCAGGCGCAGGTCAACGTCCTGGGACCGCGCGACGCCATCACCGGGGTTCAGGTCGCCGGGCAGGGCTGCGTGATCATGTCGGGGGACGTTTTCCTAAGCGCCGAGGGAGAGGGGCCGTGA
- a CDS encoding DUF1150 family protein, translating into MTTQNGDRTVYVKTIAVSDLPREVRDQAEGLEQLYAVHDSEGQQLALVGDRKLAFHLAREHDYAPVMVH; encoded by the coding sequence ATGACCACCCAAAACGGCGACCGGACGGTATACGTCAAGACCATCGCCGTCAGCGATCTGCCCCGCGAAGTGCGCGATCAGGCCGAGGGTCTGGAACAGCTTTACGCGGTCCATGATTCCGAGGGCCAGCAGCTCGCCCTGGTCGGCGACCGCAAGCTGGCGTTTCACCTCGCCCGGGAACACGACTATGCGCCGGTGATGGTCCACTAA
- a CDS encoding Hsp20 family protein, whose translation MTKLTLASYPHMLGFEQLERVLERTAKSGNEGYPPFNIEQTSDYSYRITLAVAGFAEDDLAITVEDRQLVIRGRQRDDSEDRVFLHRGIAARQFQRSFVLADGVDVGVARMENGLLHVDLTRAKPETVVQTIKIKKG comes from the coding sequence ATGACGAAACTGACGCTTGCTTCTTATCCCCATATGCTGGGATTCGAACAGCTGGAGCGGGTGCTGGAACGCACCGCGAAATCCGGCAACGAGGGCTATCCGCCCTTCAACATCGAACAGACTTCCGACTACAGCTATCGAATCACGCTGGCCGTCGCAGGCTTTGCCGAGGACGACCTCGCCATTACGGTGGAGGACCGGCAGCTTGTCATCCGCGGCCGCCAGCGCGACGACAGCGAAGACCGCGTTTTCCTGCACCGTGGCATCGCCGCGCGGCAGTTCCAGCGCAGCTTCGTTCTGGCAGATGGTGTGGACGTCGGCGTGGCCCGAATGGAGAACGGTCTGCTGCACGTGGACTTGACCCGCGCCAAACCTGAAACAGTTGTACAGACCATAAAGATCAAGAAAGGGTAA
- a CDS encoding YdcH family protein, whose amino-acid sequence MNAPSDLSMKNDEVLRVELEVFRREHRDLDEAIRALTDRTTADQLTVQRLKKRKLRLKDLISQIEDRLTPDIIA is encoded by the coding sequence ATGAATGCGCCCTCCGACCTGTCCATGAAGAACGACGAAGTCCTGCGGGTCGAGCTGGAGGTGTTCCGGCGCGAACACCGTGATCTGGACGAGGCGATCAGGGCCCTGACCGACCGGACGACAGCCGACCAGCTTACGGTGCAAAGGCTGAAGAAACGCAAACTTCGCCTCAAGGATCTGATCTCGCAGATCGAAGATCGGCTGACCCCCGACATCATCGCCTGA